In a genomic window of Aeromonas veronii:
- a CDS encoding ABC transporter ATP-binding protein — MDQTDRYAIELSGIDKRFGEVYANKLIDLKVRKGSIHGIVGENGAGKSTLMSIIYGFYHADKGEMLIDGKPFKPHGSQDAIAAGVGMVHQHFMLVNNFTVLENVILGAENGWHLQQSVASAEKMLGELARDYGLDVPLHEKVEDLPVGLQQRVEILKALYRGARILILDEPTGVLTPQEADHLFEVLKKLRDQGATIILITHKLREILAITDQVSIMRRGEMVAHVATKDTDKEQLAELMVGRKVRLKVDKGPTQPGEAKLKIEGLSYFDASKVERVKSVSFEVRAGEVVGIAGVSGNGQSELLSLLGGILKPSKGGFTISSRSGVHKVSAEQPADPELVRNFGLGHVPEDRHKMGLINRFEAKEAFILGYHRRPQYNKGWLQNKEAIQQDCQAKMEKWDVRPPHPDHKTANFSGGNQQKLVIAREVEQDPDVLLIGQPTRGVDIGAIEYIHQQIIAMRDKGKAVLLVSVELDEIMSLADRILVIADGRIVGELDGAKADERTIGLMMANIVPDEVAASPTQGATS, encoded by the coding sequence ATGGACCAGACAGATCGCTATGCCATCGAATTAAGCGGTATCGATAAGCGCTTTGGCGAAGTGTACGCCAACAAGCTGATCGACCTTAAGGTTCGCAAAGGCAGTATCCACGGCATTGTCGGCGAAAATGGCGCCGGCAAATCCACCCTGATGAGCATCATTTATGGTTTCTACCATGCCGATAAAGGCGAGATGCTGATCGATGGGAAACCGTTCAAACCCCATGGCTCACAAGATGCGATTGCCGCAGGGGTGGGCATGGTTCACCAGCACTTCATGCTGGTCAATAATTTCACTGTATTGGAAAACGTCATCCTCGGCGCTGAGAACGGCTGGCACCTTCAGCAGAGCGTGGCGTCAGCCGAAAAGATGCTGGGCGAACTGGCGCGGGATTATGGCCTCGACGTGCCGTTGCACGAGAAGGTCGAAGATCTGCCGGTTGGTTTGCAACAGCGGGTCGAGATCCTCAAGGCGCTCTATCGCGGCGCCCGCATCCTGATCCTCGACGAGCCGACCGGGGTGCTGACCCCGCAAGAGGCGGATCACCTGTTCGAGGTGCTGAAAAAGCTGCGCGATCAGGGGGCGACCATCATCCTTATCACCCACAAGCTGCGGGAGATCCTGGCCATTACCGATCAGGTCTCCATCATGCGCCGTGGCGAGATGGTGGCACACGTCGCCACCAAGGATACCGACAAGGAGCAGCTGGCCGAACTGATGGTGGGCCGCAAGGTGCGCCTCAAGGTCGACAAGGGGCCAACCCAACCCGGTGAAGCCAAGCTGAAGATCGAAGGGCTCAGCTACTTCGACGCCAGCAAGGTGGAGCGGGTCAAATCGGTCAGCTTCGAGGTGCGGGCCGGTGAAGTGGTCGGCATCGCCGGGGTCTCCGGCAACGGTCAGTCCGAACTGCTCAGCCTGCTTGGTGGCATCCTCAAGCCGAGCAAGGGTGGCTTCACCATCAGCAGCCGCAGCGGCGTGCACAAGGTGAGCGCGGAACAACCGGCCGATCCCGAGCTGGTGCGCAACTTCGGTCTCGGTCATGTGCCGGAAGATCGCCACAAGATGGGGCTGATCAACCGCTTCGAGGCGAAAGAGGCCTTCATTCTCGGTTATCACCGCCGCCCGCAATACAACAAGGGGTGGCTGCAGAACAAGGAGGCGATCCAGCAGGATTGTCAGGCCAAGATGGAGAAGTGGGACGTGCGCCCGCCCCATCCCGATCACAAGACCGCCAACTTCTCCGGTGGCAACCAGCAGAAGCTGGTGATCGCCCGTGAAGTGGAGCAGGACCCGGATGTGCTGTTGATCGGCCAGCCGACCCGCGGGGTCGACATCGGCGCCATCGAGTATATCCACCAGCAGATCATCGCCATGCGTGACAAGGGCAAGGCGGTGCTGCTGGTCTCGGTGGAGCTGGACGAGATCATGAGCCTCGCTGACCGGATTCTGGTCATTGCCGATGGTCGCATCGTCGGCGAGCTGGATGGTGCCAAGGCGGATGAGCGCACCATTGGTCTGATGATGGCGAATATCGTTCCCGATGAAGTGGCGGCCAGCCCGACACAAGGGGCGACGTCATGA
- a CDS encoding BMP family ABC transporter substrate-binding protein — MTKVLKLATVASLTLAALSAQAASEPAVIYDTAGKYDKSFNEAVFRNGVELYNKDKGVKVREFEPQNEAQREQGLRRLASRGNGPIVAVGFNMGSAVEKVATEFPKTQFTIIDMVVDKPNVQSVIFKEHEGSFLVGALAAIASKSAKVGFVGGMDIPLIRKFQCGYEQGAKYVNPKIEVFQNMAGSTPAAFADPAKGAELAKSQFAKGADVVYAAAGGTGIGVYQAAKDSGKFAIGVDSNQNHLQPGTMLTSMVKSVGMAAYQTWDDAAKGEWKPGIKNLGLAEGGVDWALDENNAKLITPEMKAKVDAIKADIIAGKVKVHDYMSDNTCKY, encoded by the coding sequence GTGACTAAAGTGCTCAAGCTGGCCACCGTGGCCTCCCTCACTCTCGCTGCCCTCTCCGCTCAGGCTGCTTCCGAGCCAGCCGTCATTTATGACACCGCGGGCAAGTATGACAAATCATTCAACGAAGCCGTGTTCCGTAACGGCGTCGAGCTCTACAACAAGGACAAAGGGGTCAAGGTCAGAGAGTTTGAACCCCAGAACGAAGCCCAGCGCGAGCAGGGTCTGCGTCGTCTGGCCAGCCGTGGCAATGGCCCGATCGTGGCGGTCGGTTTCAACATGGGTTCTGCGGTAGAAAAGGTTGCGACCGAATTCCCGAAAACCCAGTTCACCATCATCGACATGGTGGTCGACAAGCCGAACGTCCAGTCCGTCATCTTCAAGGAGCATGAAGGTTCCTTCCTGGTGGGCGCACTGGCGGCCATCGCTTCCAAGAGCGCCAAGGTCGGCTTCGTGGGCGGTATGGATATCCCGTTGATCCGCAAATTCCAGTGCGGCTATGAGCAGGGTGCCAAGTACGTCAATCCGAAGATCGAAGTGTTCCAGAACATGGCGGGCTCTACCCCGGCTGCGTTTGCTGACCCGGCCAAAGGCGCCGAGCTGGCCAAATCCCAGTTCGCCAAGGGCGCTGACGTGGTTTATGCCGCCGCAGGTGGCACCGGTATCGGTGTCTATCAGGCCGCCAAGGACAGTGGCAAGTTCGCCATCGGCGTAGACTCCAACCAGAACCACCTGCAGCCGGGCACCATGCTGACCTCCATGGTCAAGTCTGTGGGTATGGCCGCCTATCAAACCTGGGATGACGCGGCCAAAGGCGAGTGGAAGCCGGGTATCAAGAACCTGGGGCTGGCCGAGGGCGGAGTGGATTGGGCACTGGATGAGAACAATGCCAAGCTGATCACCCCGGAAATGAAAGCCAAGGTGGATGCCATCAAGGCTGACATCATCGCTGGCAAGGTCAAGGTTCATGACTACATGAGCGACAATACCTGCAAATACTAA
- a CDS encoding transposase: protein MANWRRAWWPGGTWFFTVNLLERRNNRLLVEQIDLLRNSVAKVQQAHPFAIHAWVVLPDHLHCILSLPEGDTDFPLRWRLIKSHFSRALPVNERRSQTRLRHGERGIWQRHYWEHLIRDEQDYRRHMDYVHINPLKHGHVTRVADWPYSTFHRYVANGVYPPDWCGSVDGALGGLE, encoded by the coding sequence ATGGCCAATTGGCGGCGGGCATGGTGGCCCGGAGGAACCTGGTTCTTTACCGTCAACCTGCTGGAGAGGCGCAACAACCGGTTGCTGGTGGAGCAGATCGACCTGCTGCGCAATAGCGTTGCCAAGGTGCAACAGGCTCACCCCTTCGCCATTCACGCATGGGTGGTGTTGCCCGACCATCTCCACTGCATTCTCTCATTACCGGAGGGGGACACCGATTTCCCCCTGCGTTGGCGGCTGATCAAAAGCCACTTTTCCCGCGCCTTGCCGGTGAACGAGCGGCGCAGCCAGACCCGGTTACGCCACGGGGAGCGGGGCATCTGGCAGCGCCATTATTGGGAACATCTGATCCGGGATGAGCAGGATTACCGCCGCCATATGGATTACGTCCATATCAACCCGCTCAAGCATGGTCATGTCACCCGGGTGGCCGATTGGCCGTATTCCACCTTCCATCGTTACGTGGCGAATGGCGTCTATCCACCGGATTGGTGCGGATCGGTGGATGGGGCGTTGGGGGGATTGGAGTAA
- the uvrD gene encoding DNA helicase II, which yields MDVSTLLDGLNDKQRDAVAAPRSNLLVLAGAGSGKTRVLVHRIAWLMQVERCSPFSIIAVTFTNKAAAEMRGRVEKVIGDGVRGMWIGTFHGIAHRLLRAHHLDAGLPQDFQILDSDDQYRLIRRVIKALNLDEKHWAPRAVMSYINGKKDEGLRPGDIDLYGDPVTRTYQQIYKTYQETCDRSGLVDFAELLLRAHELWLNKPHILEHYRDRFQNILVDEFQDTNGIQYAWLRMLAGNSGKVMIVGDDDQSIYGWRGAKIENIQRFLTDYQGAETIRLEQNYRSTANILKAANSVIANNAERLGKELWTEGAEGEPISLYAAFNEVDEARFVVGRLKDWKEKGGLLADCAILYRSNAQSRVLEEALMQDAMPYRIYGGLRFFERQEIKDAMAYLRLINNRGDDASFERVVNTPTRGIGDRTLEILRGNARDQGLNLWQSAKALLNDKVLTGRAGNAVRGFVELIDALEEQVAMLPLHQQADIAIQHSGLKAMYLAEKGEKSQARVENLDELVTACRQYQRPDELEDMSDLSAFLAHAALESGENQADEYADAVQLMTLHSAKGLEFPLVLLVGVEEGMFPSQQSTEESGRLEEERRLCYVGMTRAMEKLYICYAESRRIYGREMFHKPSRFIREMPAECLEEIRLRTQVSRPTQYGRFSQNEVQQSFDASGIKLGQRVLHPKFGEGVVLNFEGVGQQSRVQIQFDDVGAKWLVTAYARLEVL from the coding sequence ATGGACGTTTCAACCCTGCTCGACGGGCTCAACGACAAGCAAAGAGATGCCGTTGCGGCGCCCCGTAGCAACCTGCTGGTGCTGGCCGGTGCCGGTTCGGGCAAGACCCGGGTACTGGTGCACCGTATTGCCTGGCTGATGCAGGTGGAACGCTGTTCACCCTTCTCCATCATCGCGGTGACCTTTACCAACAAGGCGGCGGCCGAGATGCGCGGCCGGGTCGAGAAAGTGATCGGCGACGGCGTGCGCGGCATGTGGATCGGCACCTTCCACGGTATCGCCCACCGATTGCTGCGCGCCCACCATCTGGATGCGGGCCTGCCGCAGGATTTCCAGATCCTCGACTCCGACGACCAGTACCGCCTCATTCGCCGCGTCATCAAGGCGCTCAACCTCGACGAGAAGCACTGGGCCCCGCGCGCCGTGATGAGCTACATCAACGGCAAGAAGGACGAGGGGCTGCGCCCCGGCGACATCGATCTCTACGGCGACCCCGTCACCCGCACCTATCAGCAGATCTACAAGACCTATCAGGAGACCTGCGATCGCTCCGGTCTGGTGGACTTTGCCGAGCTGTTGCTGCGCGCCCACGAGCTGTGGCTGAACAAACCGCACATCCTCGAGCACTACCGCGACCGCTTCCAGAACATCCTGGTGGACGAGTTTCAGGATACCAACGGCATCCAGTACGCCTGGCTGCGGATGCTGGCGGGCAACAGCGGCAAGGTGATGATCGTCGGCGACGATGACCAGTCCATCTACGGCTGGCGCGGCGCCAAGATCGAGAACATCCAGCGCTTCCTGACCGACTATCAGGGCGCCGAGACCATCCGCCTGGAGCAGAACTACCGCTCCACCGCCAATATCCTCAAGGCCGCCAACAGCGTCATCGCCAACAACGCCGAGCGCCTTGGCAAGGAGCTGTGGACCGAAGGGGCCGAAGGCGAGCCGATTTCGCTCTACGCCGCCTTCAACGAGGTGGACGAAGCGCGCTTTGTGGTCGGCCGCCTCAAGGATTGGAAAGAGAAAGGCGGCCTGTTGGCCGACTGCGCCATCCTCTATCGCTCCAACGCCCAGTCGCGGGTGCTGGAAGAGGCGCTGATGCAGGACGCCATGCCTTATCGCATCTACGGCGGCCTGCGCTTCTTCGAGCGGCAAGAGATTAAAGACGCCATGGCCTACCTGCGTCTGATCAACAACCGTGGCGACGACGCCAGCTTCGAGCGGGTGGTCAACACCCCGACCCGCGGCATCGGCGATCGCACCCTCGAGATCCTGCGCGGCAACGCCCGCGATCAGGGGCTTAACCTGTGGCAATCGGCCAAGGCGCTGCTCAATGACAAGGTGCTGACCGGTCGCGCCGGCAACGCGGTGCGCGGCTTTGTCGAGCTGATCGACGCGCTGGAGGAGCAGGTCGCCATGCTGCCGCTGCACCAGCAGGCGGATATCGCCATCCAGCACTCCGGCCTCAAGGCGATGTATCTGGCGGAAAAGGGCGAGAAATCCCAGGCGCGGGTAGAGAACCTGGACGAACTGGTCACCGCCTGCCGCCAATACCAGCGCCCGGACGAGCTGGAAGATATGAGCGATCTCTCCGCCTTCCTCGCCCACGCGGCGCTGGAATCCGGCGAGAATCAGGCGGACGAATATGCTGACGCAGTGCAGCTGATGACATTGCACAGCGCCAAGGGCTTGGAGTTCCCGCTGGTGCTGCTGGTCGGCGTCGAAGAAGGGATGTTCCCCAGCCAGCAATCCACCGAGGAGTCGGGCCGCCTCGAAGAAGAGCGGCGTCTCTGTTACGTCGGCATGACCCGCGCCATGGAGAAGCTCTACATCTGTTATGCCGAGAGCCGCCGCATCTACGGCCGCGAGATGTTCCACAAACCGAGCCGCTTTATCCGCGAGATGCCCGCCGAGTGTCTGGAAGAGATCCGGCTGCGCACTCAGGTCAGCCGCCCCACCCAGTACGGCCGCTTTAGCCAGAACGAGGTGCAGCAGAGCTTCGACGCCAGCGGCATCAAACTCGGCCAGCGGGTGCTCCATCCAAAATTCGGCGAAGGGGTAGTACTCAACTTCGAAGGGGTCGGCCAGCAGAGCCGGGTGCAGATCCAGTTCGACGACGTCGGCGCCAAGTGGCTGGTGACGGCGTATGCCAGATTGGAAGTGCTTTGA
- a CDS encoding DUF1993 domain-containing protein codes for MNRDITAQFIKMLTNLDHCLAKAVAHAEAKQFNVENFFGDRLIVDMLPLSKQVLICCDSARAVVATASHSELPAMGDEPKTIADLRAHIGKTISYLQGKLDADYSQYASGRYVPHWAGGKGMDGHTCVHEYGIPNFYFHLTMTYALLRSAGVDLGKRDYLGGLNLQ; via the coding sequence ATGAATCGCGACATTACCGCCCAGTTTATCAAGATGCTGACCAACCTCGACCACTGCCTGGCCAAGGCCGTAGCCCATGCCGAGGCGAAGCAGTTCAACGTGGAGAACTTCTTTGGCGATCGGCTGATCGTCGACATGCTGCCCCTTAGCAAGCAGGTGCTGATCTGCTGCGATTCAGCCCGCGCCGTGGTGGCTACCGCCAGCCACAGCGAGCTGCCGGCCATGGGCGATGAGCCCAAAACCATCGCGGATCTGCGCGCCCATATCGGCAAGACCATCAGCTATCTGCAAGGCAAGCTGGACGCTGACTACAGCCAGTATGCCAGCGGCCGCTACGTGCCCCACTGGGCGGGTGGTAAGGGGATGGATGGTCATACCTGCGTCCATGAGTACGGCATCCCCAACTTCTACTTCCACCTCACCATGACCTATGCCCTGCTGCGCAGCGCCGGGGTCGATCTCGGCAAGCGCGACTATCTGGGCGGGCTCAATCTGCAATAA
- a CDS encoding DUF3313 domain-containing protein codes for MNKVVMVAVAAALLGGCAVKNQVSYSLQSLQTVPFSAFQPSESNPNQRVYKEPGVDLRQYNEVLLDPLQFIRQENGQWYLLTANEQSQIGRYYHDKFQSELVKHGVKIATAPGPKVMRIQAAVTNFDLTRPDPKLRDLLPAKIAINVTREVIGKEPYLLKVGSMAQLLDSQSGKLLVRVMDARESPDSTHKDEPITAEEMEKMIDQWAANRAKQLADNLGR; via the coding sequence ATGAACAAGGTCGTGATGGTTGCCGTGGCTGCGGCCCTGCTGGGTGGCTGCGCCGTCAAAAATCAGGTCTCCTACAGCTTGCAGTCACTGCAAACTGTCCCCTTCAGCGCCTTCCAGCCGAGCGAGAGCAACCCCAACCAGCGCGTCTACAAGGAGCCGGGCGTTGATCTGCGCCAGTACAATGAGGTGCTGCTCGATCCGCTGCAGTTTATCCGGCAGGAGAATGGCCAGTGGTATCTGCTGACCGCCAACGAACAGAGCCAGATTGGCCGCTACTACCACGACAAATTCCAGAGCGAGCTGGTCAAGCATGGCGTCAAGATCGCCACCGCCCCCGGCCCGAAGGTGATGCGGATCCAGGCTGCCGTCACCAACTTCGACCTGACCCGCCCCGACCCCAAACTGCGTGACTTGCTGCCCGCCAAGATCGCCATCAACGTCACCCGCGAAGTGATCGGCAAGGAGCCCTACCTGCTCAAGGTGGGCAGCATGGCCCAGTTGCTCGACTCCCAGAGCGGCAAGTTGCTGGTGCGGGTGATGGATGCCCGCGAGAGCCCGGACAGCACCCACAAGGATGAACCCATCACCGCCGAGGAGATGGAGAAGATGATCGACCAGTGGGCGGCCAATCGCGCCAAACAGCTGGCGGACAATCTGGGGCGCTGA
- a CDS encoding LysE family transporter, protein MLTSLFVTLGLMHLIALASPGPDFALILRTSLHRPTALGAALGISLAIMVHATLSLTGISMLIASHPLLFMVIKCCGALYLGWLGWGALMAARQQSSAVMASAANELRGWGRGVRTGLATNLLNPKALVFFIGLLAAMVTPEVDGMTRSLLVGELFIISLCWFGLLAWSLSTDRAQRLLLRVQRPLNLVTGVLFAVVSLSILVSMGAELVA, encoded by the coding sequence ATGCTGACCAGTCTGTTCGTTACCCTCGGCCTGATGCACCTGATTGCACTGGCCAGCCCCGGCCCCGATTTCGCCCTGATCCTGCGCACCAGCCTGCACCGGCCGACCGCCCTTGGTGCGGCGCTGGGCATCTCGCTGGCGATCATGGTGCACGCCACCCTGAGCCTGACCGGGATCAGCATGCTGATCGCCAGCCACCCGCTGCTCTTTATGGTGATCAAGTGCTGCGGCGCCCTCTATCTGGGCTGGTTGGGGTGGGGCGCCCTGATGGCGGCTCGCCAGCAGAGCAGTGCCGTGATGGCCAGCGCCGCCAACGAGCTGCGCGGCTGGGGCAGGGGCGTGCGCACTGGCCTTGCCACCAACCTGCTTAACCCCAAGGCGCTGGTGTTCTTTATCGGTCTGCTGGCCGCCATGGTGACGCCAGAGGTGGACGGGATGACCCGCAGCCTGCTGGTGGGCGAGCTCTTTATCATCTCCCTCTGCTGGTTCGGGCTGCTGGCGTGGAGCCTCTCCACCGATCGCGCCCAGCGCCTGTTGCTGCGGGTGCAGCGGCCGCTCAATCTGGTGACCGGCGTACTGTTTGCGGTGGTCAGCCTCTCCATTCTGGTGAGCATGGGGGCCGAGCTGGTGGCCTGA
- the ydfZ gene encoding putative selenium delivery protein YdfZ: MKIYDRNRNVLNQGQRVMIAATGAVDFLKEAHTDNMTPYQAEHEKCVLLANSGERYAPIELIRLG; the protein is encoded by the coding sequence ATGAAGATCTATGACCGTAACCGCAATGTGCTGAACCAAGGTCAGCGCGTGATGATTGCCGCCACTGGCGCCGTCGATTTTCTGAAAGAGGCCCACACCGACAATATGACCCCCTATCAGGCGGAGCATGAGAAGTGCGTGCTGCTGGCAAACTCCGGAGAGCGTTACGCCCCCATCGAGTTGATTAGACTAGGCTGA